One segment of Pan paniscus chromosome 20, NHGRI_mPanPan1-v2.0_pri, whole genome shotgun sequence DNA contains the following:
- the CATSPERG gene encoding cation channel sperm-associated auxiliary subunit gamma isoform X9 — MCGPAMFPAGPPWPRVRVVQVLWALLAVLLASWRLWAIKDFQECTWQVVLNEFKRVGESGVSDSFFEQEPVDTVSSLFHMLVDSPIDPSEKYLGFPYYLKINYSCEEKPSEDLVRMGHLTGLKPLVLVTFQSPVNFYRWKIEQLQIQMEAAPFRSKEPCMAEEVCSMSWYTPMPIKKGSVVMRVDISSNGLGTFIPDKRFQMNINGFLKRDRDNNIQFTVGEKLFNLMPQYFVGVSSRPLWHTVDQSPVLILGGIPNEKYVLMTDTSFKDFSLVELSIDSCWVGSFYCPHSGFTATIYDTIATESTLFIRQNQLVYYFTGTYTTLYERNRGSGSWVRVLASECIKKLCPVYFHSNGSEYIMALTTGKHEGYVHFGTIRDGQVSFEMLPRQWSVCEQIGVTTCSIIWSEYIAASDDLELLYHIPEFIPEARGLEFLMILGTESYTSTAMAPKGIFCNPYNNLIFIWGNFLLQSSNKENFIYLADFPKELSIKYMARSFHGAVAIVTETEELVYLMNNQKGQLVKRLVPVEQLLMYQQHTSHYDLERKGGYLMLSFIDFCPFSVMRLRSLPRPQRYTRQERYRARPPRVLERSGFHNENSLAIYQGLVYYLLWLHSVYDKPYADPVHDPTWRWWANNKQDQDYYFFLASNWRSAGGVSIEMDSYEKIYNLESAYELPERIFLDKGTEYSFAIFLSAQGRSFRTQAELGTAFQLHSQVDVGVVLADPGCIEASVKQEVLINRNSVLFSITLKDKKLCYDQGISGHHLMETSMTVNVVGSSGLCFQETHLGPHMQGNLMVPVFIGCPPGKRLAFDITYTLEYSRLKNKHYFDCVNVNPEMPCFLFRDIFYPFFLIQDLVTGDSGSFQGSYVLLVVGGGPTLDSLKDYSEDEIYRFNSPLDKTNSLIWTTRTTRTTKDSAFHIMSHESPGIEWLCLENAPCYDNVPQGIFAPEFFFKVLVSNRGVDTSTYCNYQLTFLLHIHGLPLSPKRALFILMVSASVFVGLVIFYIAFCLLWPLVVKGCTMIRWKINNLIASESYYTYASISGISSVPSLRHSRMGSMFSSRMTEDRAEPKEAVERQLMT, encoded by the exons ATGTGCGGCCCAGCCATGTTCCCTGCCGGTCCTCCGTGGCCCAGAGTCCGAGTCGTGCAGGTGCTGTGGGCCCTGCTGGCAGTGCTCCTGGCGTCGTGGAGGCTGTGGGCGATCAAGGATTTCCAGGAATGCACCTGGCAGGTTGTCCTGAACGAGTTTAAGAGGGTAGGCGAGAGTGGTGTGAGCGACAGCTTCTTTGAGCAAGAGCCCGTGGACACAGTGAGCAGCTTGTTTCACATGCTGGTGGACTCACCCATCGACCCGAGCGAG AAATACCTGGGCTTCCCTTACTACCTGAAGATCAACTACTCCTGCGAGGAAAAG CCCTCTGAGGACCTGGTGCGCATGGGCCACCTGACAGGGCTAAAGCCCCTGGTGCTGGTCACCTTCCAGTCCCCAGTCAACTTCTACCGCTGGAAGATAGAGCAGCTGCAGATCCAGATGGAGGCTGCCCCCTTCCGCAGCAAAG AGCCATGCATGGCAGAGGAAGTGTGTAGCATGAGCTGGTACACGCCCATGCCCATCAAGAAAGGCAGTGTGGTCATGCGTGTGGACATCAGCAGCAATGGCCTGGGGACCTTCATTCCAGATAAAAG GTTCCAGATGAATATCAACGGCTTCCTGAAGAGAGACCGGGACAATAACATCCAATTCACTGTGGGAGAGAAG CTCTTCAACCTGATGCCGCAGTACTTTGTGGGTGTCTCATCGAGGCCCTTGTGGCACACTGTGGACCAGTCACCTGTGCTTATCCTGGGAGGCATTCCCAATGAGAAGTACGTCCTGATGACTGACACCAGCTTCAAGGACTTCTCTCTCGTGGAG CTGAGCATTGACAGTTGCTGGGTGGGCTCCTTCTACTGCCCCCATTCTGGCTTCACAGCCACCATCTATGACACTATTGCCACCGAGAGCACCCTCTTCATTCGGCAGAACCAGCTGGTCTACTATTTTACAGGCACCTATACCACACTCTATGAGAGAAACCGCGGCAGTG GCAGTTGGGTTCGTGTCCTGGCCAGCGAGTGCATCAAGAAGCTGTGCCCTGTGTATTTCCATAGCAATGGCTCTGAGTACATAATGGCCCTCACCACAGGCAAGCATGAGGGTTATGTACACTTCGGGACCATCAGAG ATGGCCAGGTGTCCTTTGAGATGCTGCCCAGGCAGTGGTCTGTGTGCGAGCAGATAGGAG TTACCACCTGCTCCATAATTTGGTCTGAATACATCGCGG CTAGTGATGACCTGGAACTTCTCTACCACATCCCAGAATTCATCCCTGAAG CTCGAGGATTGGAGTTCCTGATGATCCTAGGGACAGAGTCCTACACCAGCACTGCAATGGCCCCCAAGGGCATCTTCTGTAACCCGTACAACAACCTGATCTTCATCTGGGGCAACTTCCTCCTGCAGAG CTCTAACAAGGAAAACTTCATCTACCTGGCAGACTTCCCCAAGGAACTGTCCATCAAATACATGGCCAGATCGTTCCATGGGGCTGTGGCTATTGTCACAGAGACGGAGGAG CTGGTGTACCTTATGAACAACCAGAAGGGCCAGCTGGTCAAGAGGCTCGTGCCCGTGGAGCAGCTTCTGATGTATCAACAGCACACCAGCCACTATGACTTGGAGCGGAAAGG GGGCTACTTGATGCTCTCCTTCATCGACTTCTGCCCCTTCTCGGTGATGCGCCTGCGGAGCCTGCCCCGTCCGCAGAGATACACGCGCCAGGAGCGCTACCGGGCGCGGCCGCCGCGCGTCCTGGAGCGCTCGGGCTTCCACAACGAGAACTCGCTCGCCATCTACCAGGGCCTGGTCTACTACCTGCTGTGGCTGCACTCCGTGTACGACAAG CCGTACGCGGACCCGGTGCACGACCCCACCTGGCGCTGGTGGGCGAACAACAAACAAGACCAG GATTACTACTTCTTCCTGGCGAGCAACTGGCGAAGCGCGGGCGGCGTGTCCATAGAAATGGACAGCTACGAAAAGATCTACAACCTCGAGTCCGCGTACGAGCTGCCGGAGCGCATTTTCCTGGACAAGGGCACTGAGTACAGCTTCGCCATCTTCCTGTCGGCGCAGGGCCGCTCGTTCCGGACGCAGGCAGAACTCG GCACCGCCTTCCAGCTGCATAGCCAGGTGGACGTGGGCGTGGTGCTGGCCGACCCCGGCTGCATCGAGGCCTCGGTGAAGCAGGAGGTCCTGATTAATCGCAACTCGGTGCTATTTTCG ATTACGCTCAAGGATAAAAAGCTTTGCTATGACCAAGGCATTAGTGGACATCACCTTATGGAGACTTCCATGACGGTCAAT GTGGTGGGTTCATCCGGGCTCTGCTTCCAGGAAACACACCTGGGGCCCCATATGCAA GGCAACCTGATGGTGCCAGTGTTCATTGGCTGCCCCCCGGGCAAGCGCCTGGCCTTCGACATCACCTACACGCTGGAATACAGCCGCCTGAAGAACAAACACTACTTTGACTGTGTTAACGTGAACCCGGAGATGCCCTGCTTTCTCTTCCGGGACA TTTTCTACCCCTTCTTCTTGATTCAAGATTTGGTGACAGGAGACTCCGGCAGTTTCCAGGGCAG CTACGTTCTGCTGGTGGTGGGTGGCGGGCCCACACTGGACAGCCTCAAGGACTACAGTGAGGACGAAATCTACCGCTTCAACAGCCCCCTGGACAA GACCAACAGCCTTATCTGGACCACGAGGACCACAAGGACCACCAAAGACTCAGCCTTTCACATCATGTCCCACGAGAGCCCAGGCATCGA GTGGCTCTGTCTGGAGAATGCCCCATGCTATGACAATGTTCCCCAAGGCATCTTTGCCCCTGAATTCTTCTTCAAGGTGTTGGTGAGCAATAG AGGAGTGGACACGAGCACCTACTGCAACTACCAGCTCACCTTCCTGCTGCACATCCACGGGCTGCCACTCAGTCCCAAGCGGGCCCTTTTCATCCTCATG GTGTCAGCTAGCGTGTTTGTGGGCCTGGTGATCTTCTACATCGCCTTCTGCCTCCTGTGGCCCCTCGTGGTGAAGGGCTGCACGATGATCCGGTGGAAGATAAACAACCTCATTGCCTCAGAATCCTACTACACCTACGCCTCCATTTCCGGAATCTCGAGCGTGCCGTCTCTGAGACATTCCAGGATGGGCTCCATGTTCAGCTCCAGGATGACAGAGGACAGGGCTGAACCCAAGGAAGCCGTGGAGAGACAGTTGATGACCTGA
- the CATSPERG gene encoding cation channel sperm-associated auxiliary subunit gamma isoform X3, with translation MCGPAMFPAGPPWPRVRVVQVLWALLAVLLASWRLWAIKDFQECTWQVVLNEFKRVGESGVSDSFFEQEPVDTVSSLFHMLVDSPIDPSEKYLGFPYYLKINYSCEEKPSEDLVRMGHLTGLKPLVLVTFQSPVNFYRWKIEQLQIQMEAAPFRSKEPCMAEEVCSMSWYTPMPIKKGSVVMRVDISSNGLGTFIPDKRFQMNINGFLKRDRDNNIQFTVGEKLFNLMPQYFVGVSSRPLWHTVDQSPVLILGGIPNEKYVLMTDTSFKDFSLVELSIDSCWVGSFYCPHSGFTATIYDTIATESTLFIRQNQLVYYFTGTYTTLYERNRGSGSWVRVLASECIKKLCPVYFHSNGSEYIMALTTGKHEGYVHFGTIRDGQVSFEMLPRQWSVCEQIGVTTCSIIWSEYIAGEYTLLLLVESGYGNASKRFQVVSYNTASDDLELLYHIPEFIPEARGLEFLMILGTESYTSTAMAPKGIFCNPYNNLIFIWGNFLLQSSNKENFIYLADFPKELSIKYMARSFHGAVAIVTETEEIWYLLEGSYRVYQLFPSKGWQVHISLKLMQQSSLYASNETMLTLFYEDSKLYQLVYLMNNQKGQLVKRLVPVEQLLMYQQHTSHYDLERKGGYLMLSFIDFCPFSVMRLRSLPRPQRYTRQERYRARPPRVLERSGFHNENSLAIYQGLVYYLLWLHSVYDKPYADPVHDPTWRWWANNKQDQDYYFFLASNWRSAGGVSIEMDSYEKIYNLESAYELPERIFLDKGTEYSFAIFLSAQGRSFRTQAELGTAFQLHSQVDVGVVLADPGCIEASVKQEVLINRNSVLFSITLKDKKLCYDQGISGHHLMETSMTVNVVGSSGLCFQETHLGPHMQGNLMVPVFIGCPPGKRLAFDITYTLEYSRLKNKHYFDCVNVNPEMPCFLFRDIFYPFFLIQDLVTGDSGSFQGSYVLLVVGGGPTLDSLKDYSEDEIYRFNSPLDKTNSLIWTTRTTRTTKDSAFHIMSHESPGIEWLCLENAPCYDNVPQGIFAPEFFFKVLVSNRGVDTSTYCNYQLTFLLHIHGLPLSPKRALFILMVSASVFVGLVIFYIAFCLLWPLVVKGCTMIRWKINNLIASESYYTYASISGISSVPSLRHSRMGSMFSSRMTEDRAEPKEAVERQLMT, from the exons ATGTGCGGCCCAGCCATGTTCCCTGCCGGTCCTCCGTGGCCCAGAGTCCGAGTCGTGCAGGTGCTGTGGGCCCTGCTGGCAGTGCTCCTGGCGTCGTGGAGGCTGTGGGCGATCAAGGATTTCCAGGAATGCACCTGGCAGGTTGTCCTGAACGAGTTTAAGAGGGTAGGCGAGAGTGGTGTGAGCGACAGCTTCTTTGAGCAAGAGCCCGTGGACACAGTGAGCAGCTTGTTTCACATGCTGGTGGACTCACCCATCGACCCGAGCGAG AAATACCTGGGCTTCCCTTACTACCTGAAGATCAACTACTCCTGCGAGGAAAAG CCCTCTGAGGACCTGGTGCGCATGGGCCACCTGACAGGGCTAAAGCCCCTGGTGCTGGTCACCTTCCAGTCCCCAGTCAACTTCTACCGCTGGAAGATAGAGCAGCTGCAGATCCAGATGGAGGCTGCCCCCTTCCGCAGCAAAG AGCCATGCATGGCAGAGGAAGTGTGTAGCATGAGCTGGTACACGCCCATGCCCATCAAGAAAGGCAGTGTGGTCATGCGTGTGGACATCAGCAGCAATGGCCTGGGGACCTTCATTCCAGATAAAAG GTTCCAGATGAATATCAACGGCTTCCTGAAGAGAGACCGGGACAATAACATCCAATTCACTGTGGGAGAGAAG CTCTTCAACCTGATGCCGCAGTACTTTGTGGGTGTCTCATCGAGGCCCTTGTGGCACACTGTGGACCAGTCACCTGTGCTTATCCTGGGAGGCATTCCCAATGAGAAGTACGTCCTGATGACTGACACCAGCTTCAAGGACTTCTCTCTCGTGGAG CTGAGCATTGACAGTTGCTGGGTGGGCTCCTTCTACTGCCCCCATTCTGGCTTCACAGCCACCATCTATGACACTATTGCCACCGAGAGCACCCTCTTCATTCGGCAGAACCAGCTGGTCTACTATTTTACAGGCACCTATACCACACTCTATGAGAGAAACCGCGGCAGTG GCAGTTGGGTTCGTGTCCTGGCCAGCGAGTGCATCAAGAAGCTGTGCCCTGTGTATTTCCATAGCAATGGCTCTGAGTACATAATGGCCCTCACCACAGGCAAGCATGAGGGTTATGTACACTTCGGGACCATCAGAG ATGGCCAGGTGTCCTTTGAGATGCTGCCCAGGCAGTGGTCTGTGTGCGAGCAGATAGGAG TTACCACCTGCTCCATAATTTGGTCTGAATACATCGCGGGTGAGTATACCCTACTGCTGCTGGTGGAGAGTGGATATGGTAATGCCAGTAAACGTTTCCAGGTGGTCAGCTACAACACAG CTAGTGATGACCTGGAACTTCTCTACCACATCCCAGAATTCATCCCTGAAG CTCGAGGATTGGAGTTCCTGATGATCCTAGGGACAGAGTCCTACACCAGCACTGCAATGGCCCCCAAGGGCATCTTCTGTAACCCGTACAACAACCTGATCTTCATCTGGGGCAACTTCCTCCTGCAGAG CTCTAACAAGGAAAACTTCATCTACCTGGCAGACTTCCCCAAGGAACTGTCCATCAAATACATGGCCAGATCGTTCCATGGGGCTGTGGCTATTGTCACAGAGACGGAGGAG ATCTGGTACCTCCTGGAGGGCAGCTACCGGGTCTACCAGCTGTTCCCTTCCAAGGGCTGGCAGGTGCACATCAGCTTAAAGCTGATGCAACAGTCCTCTCTCTACGCATCCAATGAGACCATGCTGACCCTCTTCTACGAAGACAGCAAACTGTACCAG CTGGTGTACCTTATGAACAACCAGAAGGGCCAGCTGGTCAAGAGGCTCGTGCCCGTGGAGCAGCTTCTGATGTATCAACAGCACACCAGCCACTATGACTTGGAGCGGAAAGG GGGCTACTTGATGCTCTCCTTCATCGACTTCTGCCCCTTCTCGGTGATGCGCCTGCGGAGCCTGCCCCGTCCGCAGAGATACACGCGCCAGGAGCGCTACCGGGCGCGGCCGCCGCGCGTCCTGGAGCGCTCGGGCTTCCACAACGAGAACTCGCTCGCCATCTACCAGGGCCTGGTCTACTACCTGCTGTGGCTGCACTCCGTGTACGACAAG CCGTACGCGGACCCGGTGCACGACCCCACCTGGCGCTGGTGGGCGAACAACAAACAAGACCAG GATTACTACTTCTTCCTGGCGAGCAACTGGCGAAGCGCGGGCGGCGTGTCCATAGAAATGGACAGCTACGAAAAGATCTACAACCTCGAGTCCGCGTACGAGCTGCCGGAGCGCATTTTCCTGGACAAGGGCACTGAGTACAGCTTCGCCATCTTCCTGTCGGCGCAGGGCCGCTCGTTCCGGACGCAGGCAGAACTCG GCACCGCCTTCCAGCTGCATAGCCAGGTGGACGTGGGCGTGGTGCTGGCCGACCCCGGCTGCATCGAGGCCTCGGTGAAGCAGGAGGTCCTGATTAATCGCAACTCGGTGCTATTTTCG ATTACGCTCAAGGATAAAAAGCTTTGCTATGACCAAGGCATTAGTGGACATCACCTTATGGAGACTTCCATGACGGTCAAT GTGGTGGGTTCATCCGGGCTCTGCTTCCAGGAAACACACCTGGGGCCCCATATGCAA GGCAACCTGATGGTGCCAGTGTTCATTGGCTGCCCCCCGGGCAAGCGCCTGGCCTTCGACATCACCTACACGCTGGAATACAGCCGCCTGAAGAACAAACACTACTTTGACTGTGTTAACGTGAACCCGGAGATGCCCTGCTTTCTCTTCCGGGACA TTTTCTACCCCTTCTTCTTGATTCAAGATTTGGTGACAGGAGACTCCGGCAGTTTCCAGGGCAG CTACGTTCTGCTGGTGGTGGGTGGCGGGCCCACACTGGACAGCCTCAAGGACTACAGTGAGGACGAAATCTACCGCTTCAACAGCCCCCTGGACAA GACCAACAGCCTTATCTGGACCACGAGGACCACAAGGACCACCAAAGACTCAGCCTTTCACATCATGTCCCACGAGAGCCCAGGCATCGA GTGGCTCTGTCTGGAGAATGCCCCATGCTATGACAATGTTCCCCAAGGCATCTTTGCCCCTGAATTCTTCTTCAAGGTGTTGGTGAGCAATAG AGGAGTGGACACGAGCACCTACTGCAACTACCAGCTCACCTTCCTGCTGCACATCCACGGGCTGCCACTCAGTCCCAAGCGGGCCCTTTTCATCCTCATG GTGTCAGCTAGCGTGTTTGTGGGCCTGGTGATCTTCTACATCGCCTTCTGCCTCCTGTGGCCCCTCGTGGTGAAGGGCTGCACGATGATCCGGTGGAAGATAAACAACCTCATTGCCTCAGAATCCTACTACACCTACGCCTCCATTTCCGGAATCTCGAGCGTGCCGTCTCTGAGACATTCCAGGATGGGCTCCATGTTCAGCTCCAGGATGACAGAGGACAGGGCTGAACCCAAGGAAGCCGTGGAGAGACAGTTGATGACCTGA
- the CATSPERG gene encoding cation channel sperm-associated auxiliary subunit gamma isoform X4 — protein sequence MCGPAMFPAGPPWPRVRVVQVLWALLAVLLASWRLWAIKDFQECTWQVVLNEFKRVGESGVSDSFFEQEPVDTVSSLFHMLVDSPIDPSEKYLGFPYYLKINYSCEEKPSEDLVRMGHLTGLKPLVLVTFQSPVNFYRWKIEQLQIQMEAAPFRSKEPCMAEEVCSMSWYTPMPIKKGSVVMRVDISSNGLGTFIPDKRFQMNINGFLKRDRDNNIQFTVGEKLFNLMPQYFVGVSSRPLWHTVDQSPVLILGGIPNEKYVLMTDTSFKDFSLVELSIDSCWVGSFYCPHSGFTATIYDTIATESTLFIRQNQLVYYFTGTYTTLYERNRGSGSWVRVLASECIKKLCPVYFHSNGSEYIMALTTGKHEGYVHFGTIRDGQVSFEMLPRQWSVCEQIGVTTCSIIWSEYIAASDDLELLYHIPEFIPEARGLEFLMILGTESYTSTAMAPKGIFCNPYNNLIFIWGNFLLQSSNKENFIYLADFPKELSIKYMARSFHGAVAIVTETEEIWYLLEGSYRVYQLFPSKGWQVHISLKLMQQSSLYASNETMLTLFYEDSKLYQLVYLMNNQKGQLVKRLVPVEQLLMYQQHTSHYDLERKGGYLMLSFIDFCPFSVMRLRSLPRPQRYTRQERYRARPPRVLERSGFHNENSLAIYQGLVYYLLWLHSVYDKPYADPVHDPTWRWWANNKQDQDYYFFLASNWRSAGGVSIEMDSYEKIYNLESAYELPERIFLDKGTEYSFAIFLSAQGRSFRTQAELGTAFQLHSQVDVGVVLADPGCIEASVKQEVLINRNSVLFSITLKDKKLCYDQGISGHHLMETSMTVNVVGSSGLCFQETHLGPHMQGNLMVPVFIGCPPGKRLAFDITYTLEYSRLKNKHYFDCVNVNPEMPCFLFRDIFYPFFLIQDLVTGDSGSFQGSYVLLVVGGGPTLDSLKDYSEDEIYRFNSPLDKTNSLIWTTRTTRTTKDSAFHIMSHESPGIEWLCLENAPCYDNVPQGIFAPEFFFKVLVSNRGVDTSTYCNYQLTFLLHIHGLPLSPKRALFILMVSASVFVGLVIFYIAFCLLWPLVVKGCTMIRWKINNLIASESYYTYASISGISSVPSLRHSRMGSMFSSRMTEDRAEPKEAVERQLMT from the exons ATGTGCGGCCCAGCCATGTTCCCTGCCGGTCCTCCGTGGCCCAGAGTCCGAGTCGTGCAGGTGCTGTGGGCCCTGCTGGCAGTGCTCCTGGCGTCGTGGAGGCTGTGGGCGATCAAGGATTTCCAGGAATGCACCTGGCAGGTTGTCCTGAACGAGTTTAAGAGGGTAGGCGAGAGTGGTGTGAGCGACAGCTTCTTTGAGCAAGAGCCCGTGGACACAGTGAGCAGCTTGTTTCACATGCTGGTGGACTCACCCATCGACCCGAGCGAG AAATACCTGGGCTTCCCTTACTACCTGAAGATCAACTACTCCTGCGAGGAAAAG CCCTCTGAGGACCTGGTGCGCATGGGCCACCTGACAGGGCTAAAGCCCCTGGTGCTGGTCACCTTCCAGTCCCCAGTCAACTTCTACCGCTGGAAGATAGAGCAGCTGCAGATCCAGATGGAGGCTGCCCCCTTCCGCAGCAAAG AGCCATGCATGGCAGAGGAAGTGTGTAGCATGAGCTGGTACACGCCCATGCCCATCAAGAAAGGCAGTGTGGTCATGCGTGTGGACATCAGCAGCAATGGCCTGGGGACCTTCATTCCAGATAAAAG GTTCCAGATGAATATCAACGGCTTCCTGAAGAGAGACCGGGACAATAACATCCAATTCACTGTGGGAGAGAAG CTCTTCAACCTGATGCCGCAGTACTTTGTGGGTGTCTCATCGAGGCCCTTGTGGCACACTGTGGACCAGTCACCTGTGCTTATCCTGGGAGGCATTCCCAATGAGAAGTACGTCCTGATGACTGACACCAGCTTCAAGGACTTCTCTCTCGTGGAG CTGAGCATTGACAGTTGCTGGGTGGGCTCCTTCTACTGCCCCCATTCTGGCTTCACAGCCACCATCTATGACACTATTGCCACCGAGAGCACCCTCTTCATTCGGCAGAACCAGCTGGTCTACTATTTTACAGGCACCTATACCACACTCTATGAGAGAAACCGCGGCAGTG GCAGTTGGGTTCGTGTCCTGGCCAGCGAGTGCATCAAGAAGCTGTGCCCTGTGTATTTCCATAGCAATGGCTCTGAGTACATAATGGCCCTCACCACAGGCAAGCATGAGGGTTATGTACACTTCGGGACCATCAGAG ATGGCCAGGTGTCCTTTGAGATGCTGCCCAGGCAGTGGTCTGTGTGCGAGCAGATAGGAG TTACCACCTGCTCCATAATTTGGTCTGAATACATCGCGG CTAGTGATGACCTGGAACTTCTCTACCACATCCCAGAATTCATCCCTGAAG CTCGAGGATTGGAGTTCCTGATGATCCTAGGGACAGAGTCCTACACCAGCACTGCAATGGCCCCCAAGGGCATCTTCTGTAACCCGTACAACAACCTGATCTTCATCTGGGGCAACTTCCTCCTGCAGAG CTCTAACAAGGAAAACTTCATCTACCTGGCAGACTTCCCCAAGGAACTGTCCATCAAATACATGGCCAGATCGTTCCATGGGGCTGTGGCTATTGTCACAGAGACGGAGGAG ATCTGGTACCTCCTGGAGGGCAGCTACCGGGTCTACCAGCTGTTCCCTTCCAAGGGCTGGCAGGTGCACATCAGCTTAAAGCTGATGCAACAGTCCTCTCTCTACGCATCCAATGAGACCATGCTGACCCTCTTCTACGAAGACAGCAAACTGTACCAG CTGGTGTACCTTATGAACAACCAGAAGGGCCAGCTGGTCAAGAGGCTCGTGCCCGTGGAGCAGCTTCTGATGTATCAACAGCACACCAGCCACTATGACTTGGAGCGGAAAGG GGGCTACTTGATGCTCTCCTTCATCGACTTCTGCCCCTTCTCGGTGATGCGCCTGCGGAGCCTGCCCCGTCCGCAGAGATACACGCGCCAGGAGCGCTACCGGGCGCGGCCGCCGCGCGTCCTGGAGCGCTCGGGCTTCCACAACGAGAACTCGCTCGCCATCTACCAGGGCCTGGTCTACTACCTGCTGTGGCTGCACTCCGTGTACGACAAG CCGTACGCGGACCCGGTGCACGACCCCACCTGGCGCTGGTGGGCGAACAACAAACAAGACCAG GATTACTACTTCTTCCTGGCGAGCAACTGGCGAAGCGCGGGCGGCGTGTCCATAGAAATGGACAGCTACGAAAAGATCTACAACCTCGAGTCCGCGTACGAGCTGCCGGAGCGCATTTTCCTGGACAAGGGCACTGAGTACAGCTTCGCCATCTTCCTGTCGGCGCAGGGCCGCTCGTTCCGGACGCAGGCAGAACTCG GCACCGCCTTCCAGCTGCATAGCCAGGTGGACGTGGGCGTGGTGCTGGCCGACCCCGGCTGCATCGAGGCCTCGGTGAAGCAGGAGGTCCTGATTAATCGCAACTCGGTGCTATTTTCG ATTACGCTCAAGGATAAAAAGCTTTGCTATGACCAAGGCATTAGTGGACATCACCTTATGGAGACTTCCATGACGGTCAAT GTGGTGGGTTCATCCGGGCTCTGCTTCCAGGAAACACACCTGGGGCCCCATATGCAA GGCAACCTGATGGTGCCAGTGTTCATTGGCTGCCCCCCGGGCAAGCGCCTGGCCTTCGACATCACCTACACGCTGGAATACAGCCGCCTGAAGAACAAACACTACTTTGACTGTGTTAACGTGAACCCGGAGATGCCCTGCTTTCTCTTCCGGGACA TTTTCTACCCCTTCTTCTTGATTCAAGATTTGGTGACAGGAGACTCCGGCAGTTTCCAGGGCAG CTACGTTCTGCTGGTGGTGGGTGGCGGGCCCACACTGGACAGCCTCAAGGACTACAGTGAGGACGAAATCTACCGCTTCAACAGCCCCCTGGACAA GACCAACAGCCTTATCTGGACCACGAGGACCACAAGGACCACCAAAGACTCAGCCTTTCACATCATGTCCCACGAGAGCCCAGGCATCGA GTGGCTCTGTCTGGAGAATGCCCCATGCTATGACAATGTTCCCCAAGGCATCTTTGCCCCTGAATTCTTCTTCAAGGTGTTGGTGAGCAATAG AGGAGTGGACACGAGCACCTACTGCAACTACCAGCTCACCTTCCTGCTGCACATCCACGGGCTGCCACTCAGTCCCAAGCGGGCCCTTTTCATCCTCATG GTGTCAGCTAGCGTGTTTGTGGGCCTGGTGATCTTCTACATCGCCTTCTGCCTCCTGTGGCCCCTCGTGGTGAAGGGCTGCACGATGATCCGGTGGAAGATAAACAACCTCATTGCCTCAGAATCCTACTACACCTACGCCTCCATTTCCGGAATCTCGAGCGTGCCGTCTCTGAGACATTCCAGGATGGGCTCCATGTTCAGCTCCAGGATGACAGAGGACAGGGCTGAACCCAAGGAAGCCGTGGAGAGACAGTTGATGACCTGA